From the Hevea brasiliensis isolate MT/VB/25A 57/8 chromosome 15, ASM3005281v1, whole genome shotgun sequence genome, one window contains:
- the LOC110646357 gene encoding uncharacterized protein LOC110646357 — translation MASSKTFLLLLGLSFSVVLLISSKVLGRKLVDDEVQTQEKVQVHLNHFRGNEHGHKQGYEHGCGYDHGYNYGHEHGHRNEQGHGYGHEHEHGQKYGHGYSKHSRGGDQGHGAGN, via the exons ATGGCCAGCTCAAagactttccttcttcttcttggactttccttCTCTGTTGTTCTTCTCATCTCCTCCAAGGTCTTAGGTCGTAAGCTTGTTGATGACGAAGTTCAAACCC AAGAAAAGGTACAAGTACATTTGAATCACTTCCGTGGCAATGAACATGGGCACAAGCAAGGATATGAACATGGATGCGGGTATGACCATGGATATAATTATGGGCATGAACATGGGCATAGAAATGAGCAGGGTCATGGCTATGGACATGAACATGAGCATGGCCAGAAGTACGGTCATGGATATTCGAAGCATAGTCGCGGCGGTGATCAAGGGCATGGTGCTGGAAATTAA
- the LOC131174109 gene encoding dormancy-associated protein 2-like, with product MACSKTFLLLVGLAFAALLLISSEVSAREFAEAVQTKESTNVDINGFPAGKGHGHGHGCGHGHGHGHGSGHGHWKGHGHGHRGKHGHGGGKTKEYWKLKLEIRRKITLSLWLITVTMCHLYKKYANKAMQTFACPPLHVPLSVRAALFFFFFYNFVLILI from the exons ATGGCCTGCTCTAAGACCTTCCTCCTTCTTGTCGGACTTGCCTTTGCTGCTCTTCTTCTTATCTCCTCTGAGGTCTCTGCTCGTGAATTTGCAGAGGCAGTTCAAACCA AGGAGAGCACAAACGTAGATATAAACGGCTTCCCAGCAGGGAAAGGGCATGGCCATGGGCACGGTTGCGGACATGGACATGGACATGGCCATGGAAGTGGGCACGGACACTGGAAGGGGCACGGCCACGGACACCGCGGGAAGCATGGGCATGGTGGTGGTAAGACAAAAGAGTACTGGAAGCTGAAGCTGGAAATTAGAAGAAAAATAACTCTTTCCCTATGGCTTATTACTGTTACCATGTGTCACTTATATAAGAAGTATGCGAATAAGGCCATGCAGACGTTTGCGTGCCCTCCATTACATGTCCCCCTCTCTGTTAGAGCTgccctcttctttttttttttttataattttgttctTATACTGATATGA
- the LOC110646366 gene encoding DNA topoisomerase 1 beta, whose protein sequence is MIMAAPTSVKQNVYDFDDDDDDMPLVFKRGSNSTSKQNQLNPEMKKPLSSSQNSNGQSSNVQKGKNTVPSSKALPVKSPIGSPKASTSSVKASSMKSPVANPKTSSSLDEQLKRASNNSASNVGKEDINSVKRETEPNSADDDSEDGLPLSSRLKGTNKSAPNAVKDEDSDDDQVPLSQKFTLKSNAGTSGSKPNNFSQKKPLASKIQENGSTVKDKQQKISQVPTKRPIDKANLSDQSSAKRPKLSAASTTTKVKQVTVKPEQKANDDDNVPLSQRKNLGSLENKLTSAKQKALKVASSSFKKTNKKNKKQMKNAKYCKSTKVQPSSTDGQKKWTTLVHNGVIFPPPYQPHGIKILYKGQPVDLTPEQEEVATMFAVMKDTDYMQKQKFLENFWNDWRKLLRRNHVIQKLEDCDFTPIYEWHQREKEKKKQMSTEEKKALKEEKLRQEEKYMWAIVDGVKEKVGNFRVEPPGLFRGRGEHPKMGKLKSRIRPSDITINIGKDAPIPECPIPGESWKEVKHDNTVTWLAFWNDPINPKEFKYVFLAASSSLKGQSDKEKYEKARKLKDHIDNIRAAYQKDFKSKDIAKKQIAVATYLIDKLALRAGNEKDDDEADTVGCCTLKVANVECIPGSFNLKFDFLGKDSIRYENTVEVKPEVYEAIGTFQKGKRQTDDLFDKLDTTKLNAHLKELMPGLTAKVFRTYNASITLDEKLYEETEDGDVAEKVVIYQQANKEVAIICNHQRTISKSHGAQMSRLTEKIEELKGTLKELKTDLDRAKKGKPPLKDAAGKQKRNLSPEAIEKKIVSTNQRIEKMELAMKTKEDLKTVALGTSKINYLDPRITVAWCKRHEVPIEKIFNKSLLAKFAWAMDVDPQFRF, encoded by the exons ATGATAATGGCTGCTCCAACATCTGTGAAACAAAATGTCTATGattttgatgatgatgatgatgatatgcCCTTAGTTTTTAAAAGGGGTAGCAACTCAACTTCCAAGCAAAATCAATTGAACCCAGAAATGAAGAAACCTTTATCATCATCACAGAACTCCAATGGACAAAGCTCAAATGTCCAAAAGGGTAAAAACACTGTTCCATCTTCCAAGGCATTACCAGTGAAATCTCCAATAGGAAGTCCTAAAGCATCAACTTCATCTGTGAAGGCATCATCAATGAAGTCACCAGTAGCAAATCCAAAAACATCAAGTTCTTTAGATGAACAGTTGAAACGGGCATCTAACAATAGCGCGTCTAATGTCGGCAAGGAGGATATCAATTCTGTTAAACGTGAAACTGAACCAAATAGTGCTGATGATGATTCTGAGGATGGTTTACCCTTGAGTTCTAGACTTAAGGGGACCAATAAAAGTGCACCTAATGCTGTCAAAGATGAAGATTCAGATGATGATCAAGTCCCTTTATCTCAAAAGTTCACTCTGAAATCAAATGCAGGGACATCGGGCAGTAAACCCAACAATTTTAGTCAAAAGAAACCTTTGGCTTCGAAAATTCAAGAGAATGGTTCCACTGTAAAGGACAAGCAACAGAAAATTTCGCAAGTACCAACTAAGAGACCTATAGATAAGGCTAATTTATCAGATCAGTCTTCTGCTAAAAGGCCTAAGCTTTCTGCTGCATCTACAACAACAAAAGTTAAGCAAGTAACTGTCAAGCCAGAACAGAAGGCAAATGATGATGACAATGTTCCGCTCAGTCAGAGAAAGAATTTAGGATCCCTAGAGAATAAGTTAACATCTGCCAAGCAAAAAGCATTAAAAGTTGCTTCTTCTTCATTCAAGAAGACAAATAAGAAGAACAAGAAACAAatgaaaaatgcaaaatattgtaaGTCAACAAAAGTGCAACCTAGCTCCACTGACGGGCAGAAAAAATGGACTACCTTGGTTCATAATGGTGTCATTTTCCCGCCTCCATACCAGCCTCATGGCATTAAGATTCTCTACAAGGGGCAGCCAGTTGATTTGACTCCTGAACAAGAGGAG GTTGCAACAATGTTTGCAGTAATGAAAGATACAGACTACATGCAAAAACAAAAATTTCTTGAGAACTTTTGGAATGATTGGCGAAAATTATTGAGGAGGAACCATGTAATACAGAAGTTGGAGGACTGTGATTTCACCCCAATATATGAATGGCATCAGCGGGAGAAGGAGAAGAAAAAACAAATGAGTACAGAA GAGAAGAAGGCCTTGAAAGAAGAGAAATTGCGGCAAGAGGAGAAGTATATGTGGGCTATAGTTGATGGTGTCAAAGAGAAG GTTGGAAATTTCAGAGTTGAACCACCTGGGCTGTTTCGAGGCCGGGGAGAGCATCCAAAG atGGGAAAGCTGAAAAGCCGTATCCGGCCAAGTGACATTACCATAAATATTGGAAAGGATGCCCCAATTCCAGAATGCCCTATTCCTGGTGAAAG TTGGAAAGAAGTGAAGCATGATAATACTGTTACATGGTTGGCTTTCTGGAATGATCCAATCAATCCGAAAGAATTCAAATATGTTTTCTTGGCAGCTAGCAGTTCCTTGAAGGGGCAAAGTGACAAGGAGAAATATGAGAAGGCAAGAAAGCTGAAG GACCACATCGACAACATCAGAGCAGCTTACCAAAAGGATTTTAAGAGTAAAGATATTGCGAAGAAGCAAATAGCAGTTGCTACTTATCTTATTGATAAGCTTGCTCTTAGGGCGGGTAATGAGAAG GATGATGATGAAGCTGATACTGTTGGTTGTTGTACATTAAAAGTAGCAAATGTAGAGTGTATTCCTGGAAGTTTTAATTTGAAG TTTGACTTCCTTGGTAAAGATTCAATTCGATATGAAAACACAGTTGAGGTTAAGCCTGAGGTGTATGAGGCTATTGGAACTTTCCAAAAGG GGAAAAGGCAAACTGATGATCTTTTTGACAAGCTGGATACAACAAAACTGAATGCTCATCTGAAGGAACTCATGCCTGGCCTCACAGCAAAAGTTTTTCGTACATATAATGCATCAATCACATTGGATGAAAAG TTGTATGAGGAAACTGAAGATGGGGATGTTGCAGAAAAAGTTGTCATCTATCAACAAGCAAACAAGGAG GTTGCAATCATTTGTAATCACCAGCGTACTATTTCAAAATCTCATGGTGCACAAATGTCAAGGCTGACTGAGAAAATTGAGGAGCTCAAG GGTACTCTAAAAGAGCTGAAAACTGATTTGGACAGGGCCAAGAAGGGGAAGCCTCCATTAAAGGATGCAGCTGGAAAGCAAAAGAGGAACCTGAGTCCTGAAGC CATAGAGAAAAAGATAGTGTCAACCAATCAAAGGATTGAGAAAATGGAATTGGCTATGAAGACCAAAGAGGATCTGAAAACTGTGGCTTTAGGCACGTCCAAAATCAATTACCTTGATCCTAGGATCACAGTAGCATGGTGCAAGCGACATGAAGTTCCCATTGAAAAG ATATTCAACAAATCTCTTCTGGCAAAGTTTGCTTGGGCAATGGACGTGGATCCCCAATTCAGATTCTGA